The following is a genomic window from Bacteroidales bacterium.
GCGGAGCTGGTCTTTACCACCAAACAGCCAGGACTGGGAGATCTCGACTGGTACACCGGCACAACCGAAAGCTACTTCACGAACCTCCAGGGTTCAGCCATTCCGGCCGAGTTCCATACCGGGGAAGTGAACATCTACGAGCCTCCATCCATCCTGCTTTCAGCCTCCAAAACAGTCTGCGAAGGACAGATGCTCTCCATCATGGGTATCGCTTCGGGTAACCAACCACCTTTCAGCTATCAATGGACCTATCCCGACGGGCAGGTGACCGATTCCGATCCCTTCATTTTCAGCATCACCCTGGCCGATGCAGGTGATTACACACTCCTGGCCACCGATAACATGGGCTGCACCGACCAGAAAACCATCCATCTTGAAGTAAATGAAAACCCTGTTGCGGCTTTTCATGGCACGGATACCTTAACGGTGCAAGCCGGCTATCTACTGGAAGCTGGCACAGGTCTTTCTTCTTACCTTTGGAACACTGGCGACACAACCGAAACCATCATCATCAATACCGAAGGATCATACAAAGTGCAACTCGAATCCCCGGCAGGCTGCCTGGGTGAAGATTCAATCTATATCATGATCAAAACCGAAGAAATCCCTTCGAAATATCTCTATCTCCCCAATGCCTTCACCCCCGATGGCGACGGGCTGAACGACACCTTCCAGGCCATTGCAAATGGCGATTACATCACGAAATTCAACATGCAGATTTACGACCGCTGGGGCACCATGCTATTTGAGTCAGATGACATCTCCCGGGGCTGGGAAGGAAAGAAAGACGGAAAGCCTTGCCCGGGTGGGGTTTATGTTTACAAAATTGCTTTCAGGGTGAATAATACAGCGGGAACAGAGATTGAACAGGTGGAGGCGGGAACGGTGATGCTGGTGAGGTAGGCAAATTAAAAATTAATAATCGACAAATCGATAAATCATCAAATCATCCAATCGTCCAATGTATTTGCCTCCCGTCAGGGAGACATGAAAATAGCCCCGGGTGCAACCCGGGGTAACAGAAGGTGGTTCATTTATAAAGTCCCAACGGGACGAATGATAGAATAATTTTGAAGCGAGATGACATCTCCATATTTCAGCCGTCCCTACAGGACTTGTAATTCACGGCCATCATATCAAACCCCGGACGAGTGTCCGGGGCTATTCTCATAAGTCCCTTTGGGACAATATTATATCCTAATATTGTTAGATCGCTACATCGTTAAATCGTCCAACCGCCCAATCTTTCCTTTCCGTTGCCTCATTCAGACCAACCATCAGTCAGATTAAGAATCCTGAAAACTTATCCAACCTACAAATATTATTCAATCTTATATTTGCAATTGCTTAACCAATTAATTTTATATTTAACAATTCACTTCCGGGCAGATTAATGAACGCAACACAAACTAATCTATTCTGCCTGCTTTTCAGCCTGCAAATTATTATATTTGGCTGGCCTGCCTTTTCACAACCAAAGGATAATCAAACCCTGATCGACAGCCTGGAGTCGGCGCTACAGCAAACTACGCGTCAGGATACCGCCAGGGTATTACTGCTTGCAAAACTTGGTAAATTATATATATACAAAGACGCCCGCCAGGCTATTAGTTACGCCCAGGAAGCGGTTGATCTGTCCGAAAAATTGAAAATTCAGCCTGATGCCATGACTTATCTTTACATGGCACGGGCTTATGGCAGGATCCCGGACAATGAAAATGCCTTCGCTCAATGATAAAAAAATCATTGCAGATGGCTGGTTTGGCAAGGCCCTGGCTTATAACATCTTCGGGGAATCCAAAGGCATGTATGATGCCTTGCAGCAATATCTCACTTTTGCTGATTTTAATGAGGAACAAAGAAGAATATCAGATGCTTACCGGCTCACTGCAACGTATGGAGGCCATGAACCATACTATTTCGGAACTGAACCAGACCAACCTCCGGCAACAGATGAACCCCCATTTTATCTTCAATACCTTAAACTCCATCCAGTATTATGTCTTTCAGAATGATAAAATATCTTCCAATAACTACATGACCAAGTTTGCCTCCCTCATCCGTAAAACGCTGGAAAACAGCAAGCACACTGAAATCTCTATTAAGCATGGGCACTAATATTACCGAGTCAAGACTGAAACTGGTAAACGAACTTTACGGCAAAAGCATGAAAGTCAACTACACCGATTTAATGGATGAAAGCGGCGAGCCTGCCGGCACGAAGGCGGTTATATTGAAATGACAGATGGATCTTGCGTTCCTATTTCAAGAGGCAAACGCGATCTGTTTTTGGTGCAGATGTCCAGGATATCAAAATAAATTTCAAATCCCAAATCCCAAATCCCAAACAAAAAATAAAATCCAAAACCTAAAATTCAAAACAGTTTGAGTTTTGAGATTTGAGTTTTTGAATTTGTTTGGAATTTGGTGCTTGGTGCTTGGAATTTTATAACCGCTGATACTCAAACGTCGGGTACCCCTTTTCCCCGCTATTGTTATAAAAACTGATAAAGCGAAGTTTGTAATAGAACCCATCATTGTCGCGGATTACGTAATTCAGCCCTTCAACGATCACATAGGAAACATTCCCTGAAGAAACATCACCGACAACATCTTTCCAGTCATACCCGATTTCATCCTGGACAGATGAATAATTCAGATTTCCCACAATATCCAGGCTGAGGGAAGAAAAGTCATAGAGGGTATCCTGCGCCACTTGTATGTTTGTAGGATTGGATAGTACGCCCGTTACCAGGTATGGATAAGGGTCTCCTTCATCGGTGAAGAGAAGGGTGGTATATTGTGTGAAAAGCAGGTCCCATCCATACTTAGGAGGTTCAAGGCTAAGCTGTTTTCCTCCTTCATCAAAAGAAAAGAAAATATAGTTTATTGATGGGTCCTTAGTGATTGAAAAAGTGTTTTCGGCAGTTCCATCGAGGTTGGCATAACGGAAAGAATAAGTATCATTTTCAAGTCCGAGAAACACGATTTTCCTGAGCCCGCGCAGGTTTCCCAATTCGTCATAACCCCGGTCGATCACATAAACCTCATTCGAATAAGATTTTGAAGAATCCGGGGGGGCGAAATCAATCCATTTGCCAATAGCAGTAGAATCACGATTTCCGCTGGAAACATCATATTTCCATTGCACCCCGACCGTATCGACCGGAAGGCTGAAATCCATCACACCAGTTGCGGCAGCTACCATGAAATTGGAAGTGTTCAGGATAATATGCCAGCCATCCGGGCTGCATTCAAACCCCAAATCCCATTGATTCTTCAAATTTGTTGAAACGACTTCTCCTGAACCCAGGTCAAAAAAAACCTGGTAACGGTAATCTTTCGTCAGTTCAATAGCCTTAGTTTTAACATCACCCGGATCATGAGGTGTTATTTTCTCATCTTCTTTAAAACAGGATGTTAAAAAGAAAATGGATATGAATAATGTTATCAGGTTGAAAATCCTCATGGCTCAGAACTTATTAAAATTGACAGCTGCCTGGATAAAAAAGGTCCTGCCCCAGCCTACTGGATAATCCCCGCTTCCCCCGGTATGGACTCCACCGCTTCCGCCGACAGCCGGAATGGTGGTATTGTTGAATATGTTCTTAACCCCGGCCCCAATCGTAAGCCTGTCTTTCAGGAACGACTTTTGCATGTTGAAATCCATTGAATGATATTGGCTTACGTATCCTTCAACGACATTTTCATTATCATCTGTATAAAACTGCGGCATCCGTCCGGTAAATTTGTAATCGAGTGTCAAATCTATCCCTGCTTTTTGCAAACGGTAAGTCGTAGTTACAGCAGCATCAGGACTGTAATAGAATTTCCCCGCGTTGCCCGTTTCATCGGAAAGTGAATTGTACTGCCCGGTTACCCCTCCGCCGCTCCTGATATTGAGCCTGGGATAAAGCCGGTAATTCAGCACAAGCTGGGCACCCTGGGTGATGTACTTATCGACATTAATATAAGTATAAAGATTACCGCCGGCCTGGGCAAGAGTTATGATGTCGTTGATGTCATTATAAAAGAAGTTTAGTTCAGTTCCGACAAATGACTGGCTTGTTTCACGGTTGTATTGAAAGGAAAGATTGATATTATGAGAATTTTCAGATTTCAGGTCAGGATTTCCCTGAACATTATGATTGACGTCGACAAAATAAAGATACAATTCCTTGAGTGAAGGGGCTCGAAACCCACGGCTGTATGAAGCCCTGATGTTGTAGTTTTCGAGGATAGCAAATTTCAGGTTCAACGAGTATACTAGCGGTGCCTGGTATTTTGTATTGTAAATAAGCCGGATACCCGGCTGAATTGTCACCCATTTTAATGGCTCATACTGAACACTCAGGAAAGCGGCATAATCGCCGATCTGCTGCTTGTAATCCCTGATCCTTTTACCTGTTCCGGCTTCGAGGTTCAGATCGAATCCAAGTTGGTAATTGAAACAGCTTGCGGGATTGCTCTTGCTGAAAGTTCCACGGAAAAGGGCATTATGAAACCGTGTTGTGTCAAAATCTTCCGGGTTAATTGTAGCATGCTCTTCCAATGTTGTAAGATCTATAAAAACAGTTTCTTTTTTTCTGGCATACCAGGCATAGGAGCCCATGAGGCTGATATACCGGTAGTCCCTGATCTTTTGATTCAATTCGATCTTGCTGGTGGAGCGGGAAGTAAGGAAATAGCTGTCAAAAGCGGTTTCATAATAAGGAGCCATCAGGTTGCCCCGGCTGAGAAGCTTTTCATCGAACCAGGATGAAGAGATCTTGAATTTTAATTTCGGCCTTGAAAAAAGATAATATCCATCGAAAAAATACTGCCGCTTCGGTTTCCATCTCACTGACCGTATCGAATCGTCATCGGAATACCCGTCGAAAAAGTTTCTTCCTCCGCTGAATGAAAAGACGTGGTTTTTGATCTTGTAAGAAGCGCCCAGGTCGAAGTTATATATCCCGACCGATTCCGTGTAGCCTTTGGCATAAGCGCTCAAACGGGTGTTTTTATTTTCCTTGGTGATGATGTTGATCACCCCTGCCAGGGCATTGGAGCCATAAACGACCGACATCGGCCCCTCGATCACTTCAATATGGTCAACATTATAAAGGTTTAACTGGCTGATGTCGATGTTGCCGTTCATCCGCCCAATCACAGGTACTCCATCGACCAGGAATTTCACATGTTCGCCTGACAACCCCTGCAGGCTCATGCTTGTCCCGAGGGCGCCGTCCTGTGAGATCCTGATGTTCAATTCGCTGTTGAGCAGGTCGGTCAGGTTATTGGCCGCTTTCTGTTCGATCTGAAGATTGTTGATCACTTTAACCTTGTAAATCGACTTATCGACGCGTTGAGGCGAATACTGGGCCGTAACCACCACCTCATTCATCTCCTGGATTTTAGGTTTCAGCGACAGTGTGACACTCTCTCCCGGGCTCATCGTATCATAAAGTGTTTCGTATCCTATATAAGAAATGGCAACAACGGATCTGAAAACAGTCAGGTTCTGCGCTGTGCCATCTTCCTGTGTGATAGCGTGGGCTTGCTGCCCTCCGTCAATCGGCTGAAAGCAGACATGCGCAAAAGGAACCGGTTGGCCGGTCTTTCCATCCTGAACCCTGACCACAGCTTGCTGGCCAAAACCATTAAGGCTGGCCAGCAGCAGGGTCAAAGAAAACAACGCTATGAATCGAAAAAATGCCATTAATTTTTGGTGACCAGGAATTTCGATGTGGAAATCCCGCTGCCTGTCACAACTTTCAACAGGTGCAAACCGCTACAGACGGAAGATTCCGGTATGCGAAATGTTAACTTATAATCGCGGACTTCCAGTTGTGAAGAATATACTTGCCTACCATTGATGTCAAAAATTGCGAGAGTTACAACACCTTTAATTTCCTGGCCGAAATCAATAGTAAGTTGATCCTTCACCGGATTCGGATATACAGATACTTCAAATATTCCAGAATTTATTGTAGGAATCCCGGATGGGGACACAGCTTTTTTATCAAAGATGATTTTACCTGTACTGCTTCCATCAAATTTTGTAAAAACAAGCTTATAAATATCTTTATTCCGGGAGTGCACGAAGAAAGCGGTAGAATCGGCCACGGTCCAGGTAAATGAGTTCATGTCAAAGCTTTTCCATTCCCATCCTATGGATGACTTGGTAGAATCAGGCGGCGTGCTTGTCCAGTCATTGAAATCCTGCACAACAGGATAGAATTTATTAGCATAGACCCTGAAGTTGTTCAAAACTCCCACGACCGGATAAGGTGTTCCGTCTGGCTGGATAGCCATGTATTTCGTAAAGAGAATGTCCCAGGAAGCTGTATCTGGCTCCCTTTCCACGATTGCAGCAGAAGAAAATGCATAATAAATGAAGTTTACATTACGATATGGATTGATGTTTAATTCAGTAACATTATCATTGCTTCCATCCAGGTTTGCTTGCCGGATGAAATAGGTATTGTTGGATGAATTCTTGCGCAGGATCCATATCTTTTTATAGGTTCCATCAAGGGTTTTCAGAATATAAACAGAGTCACCCACCACATCATGGTTTATGGGATTATATTTGCCCCAGCCATAATCGGGGTGACCGGCGGCACCGCGGTTGAAGGCCCCATCTTCCCAATCATCTTCAGAATCATAAAGAACTGTCCAGCTTGAGATCCCGGCCGTGTCGACAGTATTCCATCCGGTGGTATCGGCTTTAGGATAGGTGTACAGGTTCACTCCGGCAGCCCCGTTTGTGATGATGGCAGCGGTCCAGACAGTAGTGTGGAAACCAATGTCCCAATTGGTACGTGGCACGGAAGCTACCACCCCGTTTTCAAAGCTATAATAGATATCATTGGCATAGCCTGGCCCCAAAACAATGGAATCCAGGGCATTGACAGCCTGACCTGATTTACCGTGTTGGCTGTAGCACGAAATGCTTAGTGTCAGGATGAGCGAAATTAGAGTAAGGGTTTTCATGAGGTTTTGATATTTATAATATTGACAGATAGTGAATTAAATTAAATTTGAAATTTGAAACTGGAAAATAGAGACAAGATGCATGATTGGAGGAGGAGCATCCTGGATTATACAGATATTGACCTCTTTATGGGAGGTAAAGTAAACCGATATTTATCCGGGAATGTTGCTAAACGGCCGGGGGTGCCCGGAGCGGGAAATAGTTCAGGATTTCTTTATCCTTGTAAAAGGAAGATGTTTCCCTGGGTTTGATTTCGAAAGCATAACTATTAAAGGCAGAATGCAAGTTTTGTGAAAGAATGCCGGCTGTTCCGCCATTGTCATAAAGTTTCAGCAGGGGACTGTGGAGTTTTACAGCAAATCCCTGTTTATCTTTGGATTTTGGTGAGATAAAAGCCTGGATGTTCAGGTTGAAGTGTTTTCCCAACACATGTTCCTCATGAAAGATGACCAGGGAACCGATAAAAAGCCAGGCAAACGCCGCAATAAGCAGCATGGCCATCCTTTTATCCCTGTTCCTGACTGTTTTGTTCATCCTGAGAAAAATTCGCTGCAAAAATAACGAGGAAATCAATATGAACGTATGTGAAAATCTTCATTATTATATAATCATTTTTAAAATATTGATTTATTGTTTTTTAAGATAGTAATTTATAAAGATTCAAGATTAACAGAAGGAAATGTTAAATTGTTAAACTGATGACGTTCACTGCGTTCTCGCCGTCTCCTCAACAATCTGGTCGCTCTGCTCCTTTCCCAGGTAAGAATGTATAATGGCGTGGCCCAGGTAAATCAGGGGGGTCAATGCTATGGCAATGATCAGCTTTGCTGTATAACCGGTAAAGGCTGTATTGATAAAATCCCCGAAAGTGAGTTTTCCGGGAAGCCAGAAGGCAATGCCGGTGACAATAAACGTATCGATTAACTGCGATATGGCCGTCGAGCCGGTTGCTCTCAGCCAGATCATCTTTTTGCCTGTCCGGCTCCGGATTAGCCAGAATATCAGCACATCAACCAACTGTGAGGTTAAAAAAGCTGTGATACTTCCCACGATGATCCACATCGATTGGCCGAAAACGGCGTGAAACTGCTCGTCTTTTACCGGTGAAATGCGGGATGCATGCACACTCATCCCGGCCAGGAGAATGACAAAGGTATATGTGATCAGCCCGGCAGTCATCATCGAGAGCCTTCTCACGCCTTTCTTCCCATAATATTCATTGATGATATCGGTAGCCAGGAACACTATCGGCCAGGGGATGATCCCGATGCTCATGGTAAACGGGCCTATCTGAATAAGCTTCCCTCCAATGAGTTCACCTACAACGGCATTCGTCACGAAAAAGCCGCCCAGGACCGTAAATAATATATCGCGCCTGGTGTTGAACATAGTCAGGCAAAAATAGTTACTTTTTTGCCGTTTCCAGCTTTGGCTACGTTACTGTTTTATAAGCTCTTCGGTATAAATCTTCTTCCTGTCATTAATTCTTATAAAATAGATTCCGTCCGGAACAGATGAAAGGTCTATTTCATTTGATGCTTGAGACACAAAGCCCGGTACATCAGCTATTTTCTCTCCAAGAATATTGAATATTTCCAGTCTCGTTTGCTGATCACTGCCTGATCCGTTGATTTGCAAAGTAAACTTCCCTCTTGTCGGGTTAGGAAAAATATTAATCTTTCCGATACCAGCTTCATTATCACCAATTCCTGACGGTCCGTTGACAGTGATTTTTCCCTTCATTCCACCTGAAGCATGAGGTGTGCAAACATAAAAATGCACTCCGGCTGTCAATTCTGTGACCTGACCTCCACCAAAAGGAAGCGAAAAACCAGGAAGCGGCGTATTTCCGTCAGCATTCCATGTTGTTTCACTTACCTCTACCGCATTGTGGATGCTTGCAAGCTGAAAGTTAACCGTGTCGCCAACATTGATGATTACGTTGTCCGGAGAAAATGTAAATCCTGAATTTATTATGGTAATTGAGCCACCCAAAGCAAATCCTGAAAAGAGAAGAGCAAAGGCTCCGAAAAGTAGAAATTTTTTCATTTTGTTTGATTTTTAAACGTGATCTGTAAACAATATTCTTTGCAAAGATCGCTCAGATCGATTCATATGTCAATCTATTTAACATATCAATAACAAAAAATAAAACGGTAGGACGGTAAGGAAGGTAAGAAGGTAGGACGGTAAGAAGGTAGGATGATTTGGCGTTGTCCCGCAAGGGACATTTGAAAATAGTCTCGCACAATCGTCCGAGGATAGAAATAGAGGCCGTTAATTACAAGAGGGTGTATCAAAACTAAGGGCTCTTAGTAAAGAGGATTGTTAATAAGAATGTTTATAACTATTTGTATATCAAATGATTAGTTTAATAACTTTGATTATCTTCGAACAAAGATAACAAGATTC
Proteins encoded in this region:
- a CDS encoding T9SS type A sorting domain-containing protein yields the protein MKKFLLFGAFALLFSGFALGGSITIINSGFTFSPDNVIINVGDTVNFQLASIHNAVEVSETTWNADGNTPLPGFSLPFGGGQVTELTAGVHFYVCTPHASGGMKGKITVNGPSGIGDNEAGIGKINIFPNPTRGKFTLQINGSGSDQQTRLEIFNILGEKIADVPGFVSQASNEIDLSSVPDGIYFIRINDRKKIYTEELIKQ
- a CDS encoding TonB-dependent receptor; the protein is MAFFRFIALFSLTLLLASLNGFGQQAVVRVQDGKTGQPVPFAHVCFQPIDGGQQAHAITQEDGTAQNLTVFRSVVAISYIGYETLYDTMSPGESVTLSLKPKIQEMNEVVVTAQYSPQRVDKSIYKVKVINNLQIEQKAANNLTDLLNSELNIRISQDGALGTSMSLQGLSGEHVKFLVDGVPVIGRMNGNIDISQLNLYNVDHIEVIEGPMSVVYGSNALAGVINIITKENKNTRLSAYAKGYTESVGIYNFDLGASYKIKNHVFSFSGGRNFFDGYSDDDSIRSVRWKPKRQYFFDGYYLFSRPKLKFKISSSWFDEKLLSRGNLMAPYYETAFDSYFLTSRSTSKIELNQKIRDYRYISLMGSYAWYARKKETVFIDLTTLEEHATINPEDFDTTRFHNALFRGTFSKSNPASCFNYQLGFDLNLEAGTGKRIRDYKQQIGDYAAFLSVQYEPLKWVTIQPGIRLIYNTKYQAPLVYSLNLKFAILENYNIRASYSRGFRAPSLKELYLYFVDVNHNVQGNPDLKSENSHNINLSFQYNRETSQSFVGTELNFFYNDINDIITLAQAGGNLYTYINVDKYITQGAQLVLNYRLYPRLNIRSGGGVTGQYNSLSDETGNAGKFYYSPDAAVTTTYRLQKAGIDLTLDYKFTGRMPQFYTDDNENVVEGYVSQYHSMDFNMQKSFLKDRLTIGAGVKNIFNNTTIPAVGGSGGVHTGGSGDYPVGWGRTFFIQAAVNFNKF
- a CDS encoding queuosine precursor transporter, producing MFNTRRDILFTVLGGFFVTNAVVGELIGGKLIQIGPFTMSIGIIPWPIVFLATDIINEYYGKKGVRRLSMMTAGLITYTFVILLAGMSVHASRISPVKDEQFHAVFGQSMWIIVGSITAFLTSQLVDVLIFWLIRSRTGKKMIWLRATGSTAISQLIDTFIVTGIAFWLPGKLTFGDFINTAFTGYTAKLIIAIALTPLIYLGHAIIHSYLGKEQSDQIVEETARTQ
- a CDS encoding T9SS type A sorting domain-containing protein is translated as MKTLTLISLILTLSISCYSQHGKSGQAVNALDSIVLGPGYANDIYYSFENGVVASVPRTNWDIGFHTTVWTAAIITNGAAGVNLYTYPKADTTGWNTVDTAGISSWTVLYDSEDDWEDGAFNRGAAGHPDYGWGKYNPINHDVVGDSVYILKTLDGTYKKIWILRKNSSNNTYFIRQANLDGSNDNVTELNINPYRNVNFIYYAFSSAAIVEREPDTASWDILFTKYMAIQPDGTPYPVVGVLNNFRVYANKFYPVVQDFNDWTSTPPDSTKSSIGWEWKSFDMNSFTWTVADSTAFFVHSRNKDIYKLVFTKFDGSSTGKIIFDKKAVSPSGIPTINSGIFEVSVYPNPVKDQLTIDFGQEIKGVVTLAIFDINGRQVYSSQLEVRDYKLTFRIPESSVCSGLHLLKVVTGSGISTSKFLVTKN
- a CDS encoding HmuY family protein, coding for MRIFNLITLFISIFFLTSCFKEDEKITPHDPGDVKTKAIELTKDYRYQVFFDLGSGEVVSTNLKNQWDLGFECSPDGWHIILNTSNFMVAAATGVMDFSLPVDTVGVQWKYDVSSGNRDSTAIGKWIDFAPPDSSKSYSNEVYVIDRGYDELGNLRGLRKIVFLGLENDTYSFRYANLDGTAENTFSITKDPSINYIFFSFDEGGKQLSLEPPKYGWDLLFTQYTTLLFTDEGDPYPYLVTGVLSNPTNIQVAQDTLYDFSSLSLDIVGNLNYSSVQDEIGYDWKDVVGDVSSGNVSYVIVEGLNYVIRDNDGFYYKLRFISFYNNSGEKGYPTFEYQRL
- a CDS encoding histidine kinase, whose amino-acid sequence is MIKKSLQMAGLARPWLITSSGNPKACMMPCSNISLLLILMRNKEEYQMLTGSLQRMEAMNHTISELNQTNLRQQMNPHFIFNTLNSIQYYVFQNDKISSNNYMTKFASLIRKTLENSKHTEISIKHGH